The following proteins come from a genomic window of Desmospora profundinema:
- a CDS encoding winged helix-turn-helix transcriptional regulator, with product MSMAEYKGKVKNIQDTPFGYTISLIGGKWKMVIIYLLVENQPVRFNDLKRQIGAITFKTLSSQLKELEADGLVKRKEYPQVPPKVEYSLTEKAETLLPVLEKLCEWGEKNRDGQTKSH from the coding sequence ATGAGTATGGCTGAATATAAAGGTAAAGTTAAAAATATTCAAGATACACCTTTTGGTTATACAATATCATTAATTGGTGGTAAATGGAAAATGGTTATTATTTACCTTTTAGTAGAAAACCAACCAGTTCGCTTTAATGATCTGAAAAGGCAAATAGGGGCTATTACTTTCAAAACATTGAGTTCACAACTAAAAGAATTGGAAGCAGATGGTCTGGTGAAACGGAAAGAGTATCCTCAAGTCCCCCCTAAGGTCGAGTACAGTCTCACAGAGAAAGCGGAAACTCTATTGCCCGTTTTGGAAAAGTTATGTGAGTGGGGAGAAAAAAACCGGGACGGACAAACAAAGAGCCACTGA
- a CDS encoding RidA family protein, giving the protein MSNAKTYNHGVAWEEAFGLTQGYSVNGTIYISGQFSHDMQGAFLGEGDFEAQTRQTLENLDRVLAGFGVTRSNIAEMEIFLTNPQEHFEQCVVLLKEYIGDHRPAGTLIGVSGLAFPHQLIEIRAVAHTD; this is encoded by the coding sequence ATGTCTAATGCTAAAACCTACAATCACGGTGTTGCATGGGAAGAAGCTTTCGGCCTCACCCAAGGTTACAGCGTCAACGGCACCATCTACATTTCGGGACAATTTTCCCATGATATGCAGGGCGCGTTCCTTGGCGAGGGCGATTTCGAGGCACAGACCCGGCAGACGCTGGAAAACCTCGATCGCGTGCTGGCGGGGTTTGGTGTCACGAGGTCGAACATCGCTGAGATGGAGATCTTTCTGACAAACCCGCAAGAGCATTTCGAGCAGTGCGTCGTTCTGTTGAAGGAGTATATAGGCGACCATCGGCCGGCCGGCACCCTCATCGGCGTGTCGGGTCTGGCGTTCCCTCACCAACTGATTGAAATCCGCGCCGTCGCACACACCGACTAG
- the ald gene encoding alanine dehydrogenase: protein MIIGVPKEIKNNENRVGMTPAGVTAYRDRGHEVWVETGAGTGSGFTDQEYRDAGAKIVSGPEEAWSAEMVVKVKEPLPEEYGYFRNGLILYTYLHLAPEPELTRALLDNQVTAIAYETIQMDNGALPLLTPMSEVAGRMSIQIGAQFLEKNKGGKGVLLGGVPGVSPAEVVIIGGGVAGTNAAKMAIGLGANVTILDINPDRLRQLDDQFHGRLRTLMSNSFNIAQAVKRADLLVGAVLIPGARTPRLVTEEMVKTMEPGSVIVDVAIDQGGSVETIDRITTHSDPTYVKHGVLHYAVANIPGAVARTSTQALSNVTVPYGLQIATKGVEKAVLENAAIAKGLNAMDGKVTYHAVAEAHGYSYTAVDELLGQKAAV, encoded by the coding sequence ATGATCATCGGTGTACCGAAAGAGATAAAAAACAATGAAAATCGAGTGGGCATGACGCCGGCAGGCGTGACGGCTTACCGGGATCGAGGGCATGAGGTCTGGGTGGAGACCGGCGCCGGGACCGGTAGTGGTTTTACCGATCAGGAATACCGGGATGCAGGAGCCAAGATTGTCTCTGGACCGGAGGAGGCTTGGTCTGCGGAGATGGTCGTAAAGGTAAAAGAACCACTCCCGGAAGAGTACGGCTATTTCCGAAACGGCCTAATTCTTTACACCTATCTTCACCTTGCACCGGAACCGGAATTGACACGGGCATTGTTGGATAATCAGGTAACCGCCATCGCCTATGAGACGATCCAGATGGATAACGGAGCACTCCCGTTGTTGACTCCCATGAGCGAAGTGGCGGGACGCATGTCGATTCAGATCGGCGCGCAGTTCCTGGAAAAAAACAAAGGGGGAAAAGGGGTCCTTCTCGGCGGAGTGCCTGGCGTATCACCGGCAGAAGTGGTCATTATCGGCGGCGGGGTCGCCGGTACCAATGCAGCCAAAATGGCGATCGGCCTCGGCGCCAATGTCACCATCCTGGATATCAACCCCGATCGGCTGCGCCAATTGGATGACCAGTTCCATGGTCGTCTTCGCACGCTGATGTCCAACTCCTTTAATATTGCCCAGGCAGTCAAGCGAGCGGATTTATTGGTGGGAGCCGTTCTGATCCCCGGAGCACGGACTCCGCGCTTGGTAACCGAAGAAATGGTAAAAACGATGGAACCGGGATCCGTTATTGTGGATGTGGCCATCGACCAAGGCGGCTCGGTGGAAACCATCGACCGAATTACGACACACAGTGACCCCACTTATGTGAAACACGGTGTTTTGCATTATGCTGTGGCCAATATCCCAGGCGCCGTAGCCCGCACATCCACACAGGCCTTGTCCAACGTCACGGTTCCCTACGGCCTCCAAATCGCCACCAAAGGCGTGGAAAAAGCCGTATTGGAAAACGCCGCGATTGCTAAAGGGTTAAATGCCATGGACGGGAAGGTTACCTACCATGCAGTCGCTGAAGCGCACGGGTATTCCTATACCGCTGTTGATGAGCTGTTGGGACAGAAGGCGGCCGTATAA
- a CDS encoding tyrosine-type recombinase/integrase, which produces MFSRQLPENINRIILKFPEDVQEFFLEMISADRSPQTIANYAYDFSLFFDFLASRGLQLEDVTSKEIKRFFRRIENGYERTIQVPITKKDPVTGGVSTEWVERTHFRENSRSGKRRKRASLRSLFRYLLKADVLDRDPMQEYEDASLRSRQQHKVPVFLTREEALRLIDAVGTYHNKQKRRTYTWYEHRDRAILLLFLNTGMRVSELVGLDVNNIQYDGDVARVVVLGKGGKERMLKLNQPAFEALRIYLDQRPQGISPEHRDALFLNKNRGRMSRKGVYEALRKYVREANLPPKAANISPHKLRHTLATLLLSNGENLRVVQEILGHSSIQTTQIYTHVINSEKDSALDRLGNWT; this is translated from the coding sequence ATGTTCTCCCGTCAGTTGCCGGAAAACATTAATCGGATTATCCTGAAGTTTCCCGAAGACGTACAGGAATTCTTTCTGGAGATGATCAGCGCCGACCGTTCGCCGCAAACCATCGCCAATTACGCTTATGACTTCTCTCTGTTCTTTGATTTTCTCGCCAGTCGAGGCTTGCAGTTGGAAGATGTGACGTCCAAGGAGATCAAGCGCTTTTTCCGCCGGATTGAAAACGGTTATGAACGTACCATCCAGGTTCCTATCACCAAAAAAGACCCTGTTACGGGGGGCGTAAGTACGGAATGGGTGGAGCGGACTCATTTTCGGGAGAACTCCCGATCCGGCAAGCGGCGGAAACGGGCATCACTGCGCTCCCTGTTTCGTTACCTGCTTAAGGCTGATGTGCTGGACCGGGATCCCATGCAAGAGTACGAAGACGCCTCCCTCCGTTCCCGTCAGCAGCACAAGGTTCCCGTCTTCCTGACCCGGGAGGAAGCGCTCCGTCTCATTGATGCCGTAGGCACTTATCACAACAAGCAGAAGCGGCGGACGTACACTTGGTATGAGCACCGGGACCGGGCGATCTTGCTGCTCTTCCTCAATACAGGGATGCGGGTGTCGGAACTGGTGGGCCTGGATGTCAACAACATTCAGTATGATGGTGATGTTGCCCGGGTGGTCGTGTTGGGCAAAGGGGGAAAGGAACGGATGTTGAAATTAAATCAGCCCGCTTTCGAAGCTCTGCGCATCTACCTGGACCAACGCCCGCAAGGCATTTCTCCGGAACACCGGGATGCGCTGTTTCTCAACAAAAACCGCGGTAGAATGAGTCGCAAAGGGGTTTATGAAGCCTTGCGCAAATACGTACGGGAAGCCAATCTGCCCCCCAAAGCGGCCAACATCTCTCCTCATAAGCTGCGCCACACCTTGGCCACACTCCTTTTGTCCAATGGGGAAAACTTGCGCGTCGTTCAGGAGATTCTCGGGCATTCCAGCATCCAGACCACCCAAATCTACACCCATGTGATCAATTCCGAGAAAGACAGTGCGTTGGATCGGCTGGGAAACTGGACATAA
- a CDS encoding proline dehydrogenase family protein: MRTEEGKAANALKSIARDPRIKTYIQQSPDLYPLLYRAAKRFITGETRKDGISKAKELVSKGYSISLEYIGENTKSVKECIESKNEFLALIKEANYSDLTGVTVSLDLSHIGLTEDPGLAYDHLVELTEEAQSKDFSIMISMEESEKTDAILDIYKRASKRYSNVGITIQAHLHRSTDDIQELLDYPGKIRIVKGAYQEPSEKALPRSEALNKRYMELIDRLVKAEHPVSIATHDEAIIQEARRREILDARCVEMEMLYGIRPDRVKGLKDEGVNTKVYLTYGVEWYLYVCHRLAEYPPNIYTAIADMVEPDGADKSYY, from the coding sequence ATGCGAACCGAGGAAGGGAAAGCCGCCAATGCATTAAAATCGATCGCCCGTGATCCGCGCATCAAAACTTACATTCAACAGTCTCCCGATCTATATCCACTGCTGTATCGGGCGGCCAAACGTTTTATAACCGGAGAAACGAGAAAAGACGGCATTTCCAAAGCAAAAGAACTGGTTTCTAAGGGTTATTCCATTTCCCTCGAATACATAGGGGAAAACACCAAAAGCGTCAAAGAATGCATCGAATCGAAAAATGAGTTTTTGGCGTTGATCAAAGAGGCGAATTATTCCGATTTAACAGGAGTGACGGTTTCCCTTGACTTGTCTCACATCGGATTAACCGAAGATCCTGGTTTGGCATACGATCACCTGGTCGAATTGACCGAAGAAGCACAGAGCAAGGACTTTTCCATTATGATCAGCATGGAAGAATCAGAAAAGACGGATGCCATTCTCGATATCTATAAACGGGCTTCCAAACGATATTCCAATGTGGGCATAACCATTCAAGCTCATTTGCATCGTTCCACCGACGACATCCAAGAACTTCTGGACTATCCAGGGAAAATCCGGATAGTAAAAGGCGCGTATCAGGAACCTTCGGAAAAGGCATTGCCCCGTTCCGAGGCGTTGAATAAACGGTATATGGAGCTGATTGACCGGTTGGTAAAAGCGGAACATCCGGTGTCGATCGCAACCCATGATGAGGCGATCATCCAAGAAGCACGACGGCGGGAAATCCTTGATGCACGCTGTGTCGAAATGGAAATGCTATATGGAATCCGTCCTGATCGGGTGAAAGGATTAAAGGATGAAGGTGTCAATACAAAGGTGTATTTAACATATGGGGTCGAGTGGTATCTGTATGTCTGTCACCGTCTGGCGGAGTATCCGCCCAACATCTACACGGCCATTGCTGATATGGTCGAACCTGATGGTGCCGATAAAAGCTACTATTAA
- a CDS encoding PucR family transcriptional regulator produces the protein MDSNTSLTVHEILERPLFQNARVVAGKKGLNRRVRWVHVLEVLEIDTLIRGEEMIFSTGIVFRSASSSPVSYLQKLIDLRVSCLCVELGHYFESIPKDMIAVADQYDFPIIVFEESVVFADVTQDLHTLIINRHHQILQHLENLSREFHRLTLLPQAIVHILKLLHKNTKSEIVYLPLQGTPQWISSMGNQEQTEWLKWIQQRLENESVSKKEEPLPYRFHYRDRFLLLQPVKAMGQTWAYIGMIGTEQPEEYDYLILDRSSLSIAQVLLRKHYIQERKLHSEHLWVNDLLHHRIGEEAIRSQLGADYEQLKELKSRVCVIEVHNGVDESDPFPDPSVRYDFSLTVRSAFEQVGFRPFITVNNNRIAIIAFDINPHQPAQSRLRRVFKSIQSADIERQSSYPPLRIGMGQSYTGFSGTHLSYWEANQVITVNASCQKQFLFYDDMGVFQLFLHVKEEETLHRFIHRYLGPLVKHDRLKGSQLLHTLKIYLDCDGSKKLAAQKLFIVRQSLYHRLDKIKELLGEDYLSPENRLAIQVALRAYQLLHPEERDG, from the coding sequence TTGGATTCCAACACGTCATTAACCGTTCATGAGATACTGGAACGCCCCCTTTTCCAAAATGCCCGCGTGGTCGCGGGCAAAAAGGGGTTAAATCGACGCGTTCGCTGGGTTCACGTTTTAGAAGTGCTTGAAATCGATACGCTTATCAGAGGAGAAGAAATGATCTTTTCCACAGGGATCGTCTTCCGGTCCGCATCCTCTTCCCCTGTTTCCTACCTGCAAAAACTGATCGACCTCCGTGTTTCTTGCCTGTGTGTGGAGTTGGGCCACTACTTTGAATCCATTCCCAAAGATATGATCGCAGTGGCGGACCAGTATGATTTTCCGATCATCGTTTTTGAAGAATCCGTTGTTTTTGCGGACGTCACGCAGGATCTTCATACCTTGATTATCAATCGTCACCATCAGATACTCCAGCATCTGGAGAATCTGTCCAGGGAGTTTCATCGGTTAACCCTGCTTCCTCAGGCCATCGTCCATATCTTAAAATTACTTCATAAAAACACGAAATCCGAAATTGTATATCTTCCCCTCCAGGGAACGCCTCAATGGATCTCCAGTATGGGAAATCAGGAACAAACGGAGTGGTTGAAGTGGATTCAACAACGTTTGGAGAATGAATCCGTCTCCAAGAAGGAAGAACCGCTGCCTTACCGCTTCCACTATCGTGATCGGTTCTTACTTCTTCAACCCGTCAAGGCGATGGGCCAAACCTGGGCTTATATCGGTATGATCGGTACGGAACAGCCGGAGGAGTACGATTATTTGATACTGGACCGCTCCTCCCTGTCCATCGCACAGGTATTGCTGAGAAAGCATTATATCCAAGAGCGAAAATTACATTCTGAGCATCTGTGGGTGAATGATCTACTGCATCATCGGATTGGCGAAGAAGCGATCCGCTCTCAGTTGGGTGCTGATTACGAACAACTAAAGGAATTAAAAAGCAGAGTTTGCGTCATTGAAGTCCACAACGGCGTGGACGAATCAGATCCGTTTCCGGATCCATCCGTTCGTTACGACTTCTCCTTGACAGTCCGTTCCGCTTTTGAACAAGTGGGGTTTCGCCCCTTCATTACTGTCAATAACAATCGGATCGCGATTATCGCTTTTGATATCAATCCCCACCAGCCAGCCCAGTCCAGGCTGCGCCGGGTATTCAAATCAATCCAATCCGCCGATATTGAGCGCCAATCCAGCTATCCGCCACTACGGATCGGGATGGGACAATCATACACCGGTTTTAGTGGTACCCATCTGAGCTACTGGGAAGCCAATCAAGTGATTACAGTAAATGCATCCTGTCAAAAACAATTTTTATTTTACGATGACATGGGTGTGTTTCAGCTGTTTCTCCATGTAAAAGAGGAAGAAACGCTTCACCGCTTCATCCATCGCTATCTCGGCCCCCTGGTTAAACATGATCGTCTCAAGGGAAGCCAGCTCCTTCACACATTGAAAATATATCTGGACTGTGACGGTTCAAAAAAATTGGCGGCTCAAAAACTGTTTATCGTCAGGCAATCCCTTTATCATCGCTTGGACAAGATTAAAGAGCTTCTCGGCGAAGATTACTTGTCACCGGAAAACCGCTTGGCCATCCAAGTTGCTCTCCGTGCCTATCAGTTGCTACATCCAGAAGAAAGAGACGGATGA
- a CDS encoding TetR/AcrR family transcriptional regulator, giving the protein MKSINAKSKPNNRKLAVLKAAELFLRKGYSHTSMDEVVKESRVSKSNIYYHFTSKEELALAVAEHWIEQHETMLTSLILQTNRSAEERMLEIFHALSDDLRDRSCQGGCPFLSLYMQTHSSTVRTRIRRFFSEQIPLIEQLLKQGMASNEFRSDLSVKETASLFISTIEGALMMAETSGDPQVVCETGQAMLRLLLKP; this is encoded by the coding sequence ATGAAGTCGATAAACGCGAAATCCAAACCAAACAATCGAAAATTGGCGGTATTAAAGGCGGCAGAATTATTTTTAAGGAAAGGTTATTCCCATACCAGTATGGACGAGGTGGTAAAGGAAAGTCGTGTGTCAAAATCGAACATTTACTATCATTTTACCAGCAAGGAGGAATTGGCCCTCGCTGTAGCGGAGCATTGGATTGAACAACACGAGACCATGTTGACATCCCTAATCCTGCAAACCAACCGTTCCGCTGAGGAAAGGATGCTCGAAATCTTTCATGCTCTGTCGGACGATCTAAGGGACCGTTCCTGCCAAGGCGGTTGTCCGTTTCTGTCACTCTATATGCAGACCCATTCCTCTACCGTACGAACGCGTATACGGAGATTTTTCTCTGAACAGATCCCGTTAATCGAGCAGCTTCTTAAGCAAGGGATGGCATCGAACGAATTCCGCTCCGATCTGTCTGTGAAAGAGACGGCATCTCTATTTATATCCACGATCGAGGGAGCGCTTATGATGGCGGAAACCTCCGGAGATCCTCAAGTCGTTTGTGAGACGGGTCAGGCGATGTTACGACTTTTATTGAAGCCGTAA
- a CDS encoding alpha/beta fold hydrolase — protein MNNIDSFVTGGTGFIGRWLIVELTKQRKNVAILSRDVGRKEKTFKEWITTRGGESDRVWLVEGDLGKPGLGLRKEERNRLKNISDLYHLGSAMSFGLDPNVSKQVNIDGTKRVLELAGEASGLNRFLLVSGYRLRHWVNLGVRPDQIPGEYENSKYHADLLVRAESQGLPVTFVHPSTVIGHSQTGETSQLEFGFSTLVRDLWQGKLAAIPGSRHHWLPLITVDYVAKFLARISHLPESVGQDYTVLDDRTPNLPELFDFIARYMGVPTPKIRIPIPVLNGLSNIKFLSHRMGVDPEALSFIDVNRYDVGPAMAAARKLGLEMPDLEKALRSNIDYMAGTYFGRSDHRVHAGFRRVAGFSTFVQGKADRARLVLLNGLPLDSNAWDPLVERLSVATLRADLPWLGRSGVQKYAFNKGEWLESLLSELPEPPVLIGHSWGAAYALEYAATHPERVDKLVLISPFFLQKPTGVKALSGAVSRDRLEQLITGDSRRSSILDGSFEALNRIKSKTRITRIFIEAYKKRAKWSQMVAELKIPVQIIVGENDPLTDERANRSNHLKVTTIPGASHYPQLDSPEKVANAIIEGW, from the coding sequence GTGAACAACATCGATTCGTTTGTAACGGGAGGGACAGGTTTTATCGGCAGATGGCTGATCGTCGAGTTGACAAAGCAACGGAAAAACGTTGCCATTCTATCCCGGGATGTCGGCAGGAAGGAGAAGACCTTCAAGGAATGGATAACGACACGCGGAGGAGAATCTGATCGAGTTTGGTTGGTGGAGGGAGATCTGGGAAAGCCGGGACTGGGATTGCGTAAAGAGGAGAGAAATCGACTGAAAAACATATCCGATCTCTACCATCTGGGTTCGGCGATGTCCTTCGGTCTGGATCCGAACGTATCCAAACAAGTCAACATTGATGGAACCAAGCGGGTATTGGAGCTGGCGGGGGAGGCTTCCGGGTTGAATCGGTTTTTATTGGTTTCCGGATACCGCCTTCGTCACTGGGTCAATCTTGGCGTTCGGCCGGACCAAATACCAGGAGAATATGAAAACAGCAAGTATCATGCAGATTTACTGGTTCGGGCAGAAAGCCAGGGATTGCCCGTCACGTTTGTCCATCCCTCCACCGTAATTGGACACTCGCAAACGGGAGAAACGTCTCAATTGGAGTTCGGCTTCTCAACATTGGTCAGGGACCTGTGGCAGGGAAAACTTGCGGCCATTCCTGGAAGCCGCCACCACTGGTTACCCCTGATCACCGTGGATTACGTCGCAAAATTTCTGGCAAGGATTTCACATCTGCCCGAATCCGTAGGACAAGACTATACGGTATTGGACGATAGGACCCCAAATCTGCCGGAACTCTTCGATTTTATCGCAAGGTATATGGGAGTGCCGACTCCGAAAATCCGCATTCCCATTCCAGTATTAAACGGGCTATCCAACATAAAATTTCTGTCTCACCGGATGGGAGTGGACCCGGAAGCGTTAAGTTTTATTGATGTAAACCGTTATGATGTGGGTCCGGCGATGGCGGCCGCCCGGAAGCTGGGGCTGGAGATGCCTGATCTGGAAAAAGCCCTCCGTTCCAACATCGATTATATGGCGGGCACCTATTTTGGGAGAAGCGATCATCGAGTGCATGCGGGATTTAGAAGGGTGGCGGGATTTTCTACGTTTGTTCAGGGAAAGGCTGACCGTGCACGGTTGGTATTGCTGAACGGATTGCCGCTGGATTCCAATGCGTGGGACCCTCTGGTCGAACGACTCTCCGTTGCCACATTGCGGGCGGATCTTCCGTGGTTGGGACGATCCGGAGTTCAAAAATATGCGTTCAACAAAGGGGAATGGCTGGAGTCGCTACTGTCTGAATTGCCGGAGCCTCCGGTTTTGATCGGTCACTCTTGGGGGGCCGCTTATGCTCTTGAATATGCAGCGACACATCCGGAGAGGGTCGATAAACTGGTTTTAATCTCGCCGTTTTTCTTACAGAAACCAACCGGAGTGAAGGCTTTATCAGGAGCCGTGTCGAGAGATCGGTTGGAACAGTTGATAACGGGAGATTCCCGTCGCTCATCCATTCTGGACGGGTCATTTGAGGCTTTGAACCGAATCAAATCCAAGACTCGCATCACCCGGATCTTTATCGAGGCTTATAAAAAACGAGCAAAGTGGTCGCAGATGGTGGCGGAGCTGAAAATACCCGTGCAGATCATTGTCGGTGAGAACGATCCATTAACTGACGAGAGAGCGAATCGATCGAATCATCTAAAGGTGACTACGATCCCCGGTGCCTCTCATTACCCGCAGCTGGACTCACCTGAAAAAGTGGCAAACGCCATTATAGAGGGATGGTAA